The Humulus lupulus chromosome 3, drHumLupu1.1, whole genome shotgun sequence genome window below encodes:
- the LOC133823753 gene encoding 7-dehydrocholesterol reductase-like, which yields MPESSSVYNFKPLVIHRVVLNLSCPLQANGMLAYFVTLTTYFGLWWFGIFNPSTVYDHLGEIYSALIFGSLVFCILLYIKGHVAPSSTDSSSSGNIIIDFYWGMELYPRIGKNFDIKVFTNCRFGMMSWAVLAVTYCIKQYEVNGKVADSMLVNTILMLVYVTKFFWWEAGYWSTMDIAHDRAGFYICWGCLVWVPSIYTSPGMYLVNHPVHLGTQLALYILVAGILCIYINYDCDRQRQEFRRTNGKALVWGKAPSKITATYTTTTGETKSSILLTSGWYVFRLSFIHNHYVPEILAAFFWTVPALFNHALPYFYVVFLTILLLDRAKRDDDRCRSKYGKYWKSYCEKVWYRVIPRIY from the exons ATGCCTGAAAGTTCAAGTGTTTACAATTTCAAGCCCCTAGTTATTCATCGAGTAGTATTGAATCT TTCATGCCCTTTACAGGCTAATGGAATGCTAGCGTATTTTGTGACACTGACCACCTATTTTGGCCTTTGGTG GTTTGGCATATTCAATCCTTCAACTGTTTATGATCATTTGGGAGAAATATATTCTGCCCTTATTTTCGGAAGCTTGGttttttgcattttattatacATAAAA GGCCATGTGGCACCGTCTTCCACTGATTCTAGCTCGTCTGGGAACATCATAATTGATTTCTATTGG GGTATGGAACTCTATCCTCGCATTGGTAAAAACTTCGACATTAAAGTTTTTACAAATTGCAGATTTGGAATGATGTCTTGGGCAGTTCTAGCTGTAACCTATTGCATAAAGCAG TATGAAGTGAACGGCAAAGTGGCTGATTCAATGCTTGTTAATACCATATTGATGCTGGTGTATGTTACTAAGTTTTTTTGGTGGGAAGCTGGATACTGGAGCACAATGGATATTGCACATGATCGAG CTGGTTTTTATATTTGCTGGGGATGCCTTGTATGGGTGCCTTCTATATATACTTCTCCTGGCATGTACTTGGTCAATCATCCCGTACACCTTGGAACTCAG TTGGCACTCTACATCCTAGTAGCAGGCATTCTTTGCATATACATCAACTACGACTGTGATAGGCAAAGGCAAGAGTTTCGCAGAACAAATGGCAAAGCTTTGGTTTGGGGTAAAGCTCCATCAAAG ATAACTGCCACTTACACTACCACAACTGGGGAAACAAAAAGCAGCATTCTTTTAACTTCGGGATGGTACGTTTTCAGGCTCT CTTTCATTCATAACCACTATGTCCCAGAAATATTAGCTGCATTTTTCTGGACTGTTCCAGCTCTTTTTAACCAC GCTTTACCCTACTTTTATGTGGTGTTTCTTACAATCCTTCTCCTCGACCGGGCGAAAAGGGATGATGATCGGTGCCGATCCAA GTATGGAAAATACTGGAAATCGTACTGCGAGAAGGTTTGGTACAGGGTCATCCCCAGAATTTACTGA